From a region of the Caldicellulosiruptoraceae bacterium PP1 genome:
- a CDS encoding TM1266 family iron-only hydrogenase system putative regulator — MEKRIGVVGIVIENPEENANKVQNILSQYSNIIYGRMGIPFKDKGLGVISLIVEGTNDEIGALSGKLGRINGVTVKATLTSKKIED, encoded by the coding sequence ATGGAAAAAAGAATTGGTGTTGTGGGCATAGTTATTGAAAACCCAGAAGAGAATGCAAATAAAGTTCAAAATATTCTTTCTCAATATTCGAATATTATCTATGGCAGAATGGGCATACCTTTTAAAGATAAGGGATTAGGTGTTATATCTTTAATTGTTGAAGGAACAAATGATGAGATAGGAGCTTTATCTGGGAAACTTGGTAGAATAAATGGTGTAACTGTAAAGGCAACATTAACATCAAAGAAAATAGAAGATTGA